DNA sequence from the Elusimicrobiota bacterium genome:
GGGGTAACCAATAACTTCTCCCTTTGAAAAAGGGAGATTGAGAGGGATTTGACGTTATTGAATCTTCCTCGCTCGCAGGCTCGGTCCAAAGACTTTCCCCTCACCCCTCTTTTTCAAAGAGGGGAACATCTGATACCCCGTCCGCCCTGGGCGGACTGCGGGGAGGTTCATTTTATTTCAGTAAAGTCAACATCTGCGTAACTGTTATTTGAATGGGATTGTAGATATAACTTATATAGACACCGCTTATCAAAGACAAAAAAGCAAGCATTGCAACACTTGAAACCATAATTGGCGTACTTTCTTTGGCTAACGAATTTTTCGGTTCACCAAGAAAAACCATTGAAAAAACCCTGAATAGATATATTAAAGTTAAGAATGCACCAACAATAAAGGTTAACGCTATATATGGTTGATTGCTGGTTACGGCTCCGGTGATAACAAAATATTTGCAAAAGAATCCCCCGAACGGAGGAATACCCATTATAGAGAAAGCGCACAAGAGAAAGGAAACTGCCGTTATAGGCATTGTCTGTATAAGCCCGCCCATTTTTGTTATATCCTTGGTTTTGGCGTTTTGTTCAACTATACCCGCACATAAAAAGAGCCCGCCTTTTGCCAGTCCGTGCATCAATATATATAGCAAACCGCCTACTATTCCTATCTGATTTCCTATGGAAAGTCCGAGTAAAATAAAGCCTATCTGGCTTACAGTTGATAAAGCTATAATTCTTTTAAGGTCAGTTTCAATTAAAGCAGTTCCTGCGGAGACGAGCGCGCTTGCGCCGGCAATAATAGGAATCACGGTATGCCATATCTCATTTATGGTAAAAGTCGCAATAAAAAGCCGTGCATATACATAAACTCCTATTTTAACAAGGACTGCAGCGTGAAGTAAGGCAGTGACCGGGGAAGGCGCGACACCTGCGTCCGGAAGCCAAGTGTGAAACGGTAAAGTAGCAGATTTAGATAGAATTCCGAAAAGTATTAAAACTACAGCTATATCAG
Encoded proteins:
- a CDS encoding NADH-quinone oxidoreductase subunit L is translated as MAIVSSLIGAIIVFYSFDYISHYEYQSEYYFLVILFLGSMMGIVFSANLILLYVFWEITAITSWRLIGFFRERSFVLKADKSFLVTMFGALMMLVGFIIIYQQTGSFNFQDIKNSLALNPLTDIAVVLILFGILSKSATLPFHTWLPDAGVAPSPVTALLHAAVLVKIGVYVYARLFIATFTINEIWHTVIPIIAGASALVSAGTALIETDLKRIIALSTVSQIGFILLGLSIGNQIGIVGGLLYILMHGLAKGGLFLCAGIVEQNAKTKDITKMGGLIQTMPITAVSFLLCAFSIMGIPPFGGFFCKYFVITGAVTSNQPYIALTFIVGAFLTLIYLFRVFSMVFLGEPKNSLAKESTPIMVSSVAMLAFLSLISGVYISYIYNPIQITVTQMLTLLK